From the Flavobacterium gyeonganense genome, the window CAGCGTATGTAAGTCGTAATGAAGTAAGCTGGTTTGCCGAAGGTTACAACGAAATTGTTGACCTTACAAAAAACAGCAGCGAAACTAAAACTTTCGAAATTACACTAGTTAACAAAGGAGGAAAACAACAGCCTTATACCATTAACAATGTTCCAAGCTGGTTAAGTTTAAGTAAAACATCGGGAAGTATTGATCCTAATACTAAAACAATCATTAAGGCAATTGTTGATGAAAATGTTGCAGTTGGAGAATATCTGGAGAATTTATATTTACAAACTGATTTTGGCTACGACCAAAAATTGCAGACAAAATTAAGAGTACTAGCTCCGGAACCAAACTGGAATGTTGATCCAACGCGTTTTGATTACAGTATGAATATCATCGGAAAAGTAAAAGTTGACGGAGTATTATCTGCCGATTCTTATGATAAAATTGCTGCTTTCTATAATGAAGAGGTAAGAGGAACTGCAAAACTGATTTACAATGAAGCTTACAAAGAATATTTCGCATTTTTAACAATTTACAGCAATGCAAATTCTGGTGAGAACCTGAAATTTAAAATCTGGGATGCTTCTCAGGGTAAAATTTTAGAAGCTTCTATCGAGTCTAATTCATCTGTTACTTTCATTAACAATGAAGTATTAGGAACGATGAGCAAACCGTACATTTTTGTAAATTCGGGTGTTATAGAACAAGAAATAAAACTGAACAAAGGATGGACTTGGGTTTCTTTAAACACAAATGATCCAAATTTTTCAGACTTGAATGCATTAACAAAAAATCTAACGTTAGAAACTTCTAACCGTATTTTAAGTCATTCTCCAGCATTACTGGATACTTATTTTAAAGACAATTCAAACCCTGCAAACAGCGGATGGTCCGGTACAATAAGTGCAAACGGAGGACTTTCGTCTTCTAAAATGTATAAAGTAAATGTAACGCAAGAACAGACTTTAAAAATTAAAGGTAAAAATGTAGATGTTTCAACCTGGAGTTTCCCAATTAAAGAAAACTGGAACTGGCTTTCTTATCCGATAGCATCAAACCAAACCACTAACGAGGCTTTGGCATATTTTGATGCTGCTGACGGAGATGTTATTAAATCTCAAAATTTGTTTGCGATCTATGATCCTATTATTGGATGGAACGGAACTTTGAAATACTTAGAAGCCGGAAAAGGCTACATGATTAAATCAAGTAAAGACCAGACTTTTAAGTATCCTGATAATTTAGAGAAAAGCAGAACCGGAAAAACGGTTAAAGCTGAAGAACAGGAATCTATTGAATCAGAGTTTACGAAGTATTCACAAAACATGAATGCTGTTGTATTACTTCCAAAAGGATTTGACGAATTGTTTGTTTATGATTCAAAAGGTGTTTTAAAAGGATCTGCAAGAAATCAGATTATAAACGGAAAAGAGCTGAGTTTCATTACTGTTTTTGGTGAAGATGCAGAAGAACTTTCCTTTACACTTGGAGACGGATTCTCGAAAAAAGAAACTTCAAAATCATTTATATTTAAAGGAAATGAAGTACTGGGGACAATTACAAATCCGGTTATTTTAGAAGAAGTTTCAAAGACCTGGAACAATATTTATCCTAACCCATTTGCAACAGTTCTGAACATCGAACTTAATGCAGCTAAAAAGCAGGAAGTAAGCGTTCAGCTTTATTCAGTAAGCGGTCAATTGGTATTCAGCCAAAAGGCGTTTATTGAAAGCGGTAACAATGTAATTTCAATTTCCCCAAACATAGCGGAAGGAGTTTACATCACAGAAGTTGAAGTTGATGGAAAGCTGGTAAGAAGCAAAGTTGTGAAAAATAAATAAACAATAATTGAGCTCCTAAAACATCTCTTGAGACTGTTTTAGGAGTTTCTAATCAATTAAAAATGAGAAATTATATCCATATAACGCTATTGGTTTTTATAATAAGCAGTACTGTATTTGGCCAATCGCCGGACTGGTCAGTCAATGAAAATAAATTTCAGTACACCATGTCTTTTGAAGGTTTCATAAACGCTGATGGAAAAGACTTAACAAACAGCAACGATAAAGTGGCTGCTTTTGTTAATGGAGAATGCCGCGGAATCGCCAGCCCGATTTATGTGCCAAATGAAAAAAAATACATGGTATATTTAACCGTTTTTTCGAATACCGATAATGAAGTTGTTAGTTTCAGGATTTATGATTCAGCAAACAATGTTGTTAAAAATGTAGAAAAAACAAAAGTATTTGAAAACAACAAGCATTACGGAGATTTGTTTCAGGCGTATAGTTTTGCAAGTCCTGCATTGCAAAGTACTACTGAAATTACCAATTTTAGCATTAAAGATTTAAAGACCACTAAAATCATTAATGGTTCGCTAATAACACTTTATGCTGCTAAAGGAACTAATGTTACAGCATTGAATGCCTTATTTGAATTAAGTGCAGGAGCCAGATTATTTATCGGGACAAGCAATAAAATTTCAGGATCAAATAGTATCGATTTTACTAATCCTGTAAAGTTTCAGGTACTTTCAGAAGATCAGTCAGTTTTAAAAGAATGGACTGTTACGGTCAAATTGGGCAGTGCTGTATTTTATAAAAAAGATGCAGTATGTTACGCCGGCGGAATTATAAAAGTCTTATACGATGAGAATGAAGCCATAGCTGATTTGACAAAAGGCGGTGTGAAAATTGCGACTCAGAATGTTCAAAATGGACAGGCCGTTTTTAATAACCTGGAAGCTGGAAAATATACTGTTAGTATAGGCGGTACAACAAAAGAAATAGTAATAAATCAAAAATATTAATAAAATGAAAATTAAGCAATACTATATTTTAGCATTCGTCATGTTTTTGTTTTTAGCTTGTTCAGATTATGAAGAAAGGAATATTTATGCGAAAAGCATTTCTTTTGTTCACGCTGACGGTTCAAAATTATCAGAAAATGAATGTATCAGTCCGAATGTAAAATACGGAATAAAAATTGAAACTAATTTTAGTGATATAAACAGGCCTTTTAGAGTAGATTATTCTGTAAACGGAGTGGTATATGCAATGACTTTTACAGAAAATACTTCTCTGGTCAATCCGATTACCCTTATCAATGGTAATAATGCTGCACAAATAGTAGGAACTGACCATAAAGCAGTTCTTAAATATGTTGAACAGGGAGATTTTGAACTGGTAGAATAAAATGGTAAAGTTTTTATTAACTGTAGAAAGTGAAAGAGGCATGATTGGTTCCGAAATTTCCGAAAACCTGCTTTACGTTCTCAGGAAAAGTTAAGGTTACTATCACGTATTTTGTTGCATTCCGCAACAGTCCACAACAAAGAGGTTATCCAAAAAGTAAAAATTCTGAACTTTTGGATAGCCTCTTTTTACATAATAAATGAAATTTTTAAGAGGAGGTTTTAAATTTAAAAATTACCAGTCTTATTTGACGGTTTATCTTGTAAAGCTCTAATAATGATTTTTTAAATTGATCTTTTTTTCTGATGACAAGGAGATTGGATTAAGATAGTTTTTATTTAACACGAATTGGTTTTCTCTATAAAATTAATTCACTAAATTTAAGTAAGGCAGCCACAGTGTTAATGTTTAACATGCATGCCTCATTTAAAAATACTTTTTAAATCAATTTTATAATACAAAAATTATCAATTCTAAAACATAATCCATGAGTAAAATAGTTGCAGAACAATTAGTAGAAATGTTGGTAGAAGCCGGAGTAAAACGTGTATATGCAGTAACTGGCGATAGTTTAAATTATTTTAATGATGCCATAAGAAGGGACGGCAGGATAAAATGGATTCATGTCCGTCATGAAGAAGTCGGAGCTTATGCCGCTGCGGCTGAAGCAGAGCTTGATGGTTTCGCGGTCTGTGCAGGAAGCTGCGGTCCTGGCCATGTCCATTTAATAAATGGTTTGTATGATGCCCACCGCTCTCATATTCCTTTACTTGCTATTGCTTCGACCATCAACACCAGCGAAATGGGAATGGATTATTTTCAGGAAACAAATACAATTAAACTTTTTGATGATTGCAGTTGTTATAATCAAATGATCATGACCGCCGAACAGGCTCCCCGAATTATACAAACTGCTATACAACATGCATTAGGTAAAAAAGGCGTTGCTGTTATTGGTTTGCCAGGTGACGTTTCAGAGTTGGAAGCAGTACAAAGCAATATATCTACCCAGTATTTTTATTGCAATCCCGTTATCAGGCCTTCAGATTCTGAATTACAATTATTAGCAAAAACAATTAATGAAAGCTTCAAAATAACTTTGTTCTGCGGGATTGGAGCCGAAAAAGCACATGATCAGGTTGTCGAATTATCAAAACATATTAAAGCTCCTGTCGGATATTCATTCCGTGGAAAAATGAGCATTCAGCCTGATAATCCAAATGAAATTGGAATGACAGGTCTGTTAGGGCAGCCTTCAGCTTATCACAGCATGCACGAATCCGATCTTGTATTGTTGTTGGGAACTGATTTTCCTTACGATAAATTTATGCCTGTTGACAATAAAATTATACAGATAGATACAAGTTCTGAACGTTTGGGAAGACGCGCCAATCTGTATATGGGCTTGTGTGGTGATGTTTCAGATACTATTGAAGCCCTGTTGCCGTTGGTCGAAACAAAGACAGACGATAGTTTTTTACAAGCTCAGCTAAAACTGTACAGCACAGTAAAAGAAAATATGAATACTTACATTGCTGATAATGGGGGAGAAGATAATATTCAGCCCGAATATGTAGCACATATTATTGATAAATTGGCAGATCAAAATGCTATTTTTACAGTAGACACAGGAATGACATGTGTTTGGGGAGCACGTTTTATTAAAGGTACGGGAGCGCGCAAAATGCTCGGTTCTTTTAACCATGGCTCTATGGCAAATGCAATGCCTATGGCTATTGGAGCGGCCTTGGCGCATCCTGAAAAACAAGTTATTGCAATGTGCGGAGACGGAGGTTTATCTATGCTGATGGGAGATTTAGCAACGGTTAATCAATATAAAATACCTATCAAAATCATTGTGTTTAATAATCGGGCTTTAGGTATGGTAAAGCTTGAAATGGAAGTTATTGGATTGCCTGATAACGAAACGGATATGATAAATCCGGATTTTGGAATGATTGCTCAGGCAATGGGATTTCAAGGAGTAAACGTTCATAGACCGGAAGAGGTTGAAGGTGCTATCAAAGATGCATTTCTTCATGATGGGCCAGTTTTACTAAATATTTTTACTAATCCAAATTCACTTGCTATGCCGCCAAAAGTCGAATGGAAACAAGTTCTGGGAATGGCAAAATCAATGACAAGATTAATGCTTGGAGGCAAAATGGAGGAAGTCCTTGACACCATTAAATCAAATTATAAACATTTGAAAGAAGGTTTATAATTTGATTTAAAAATAAACGAATCACTATAAATTTCTCTGACAATGTTTAAACACATTATTACAGCATTTAATAAGCTATTAGGCCTTACTGTAAATCTGTAATCTGTTTTTGCAAAGTCATCGAAGAATAATATAACAAAAAGTTCAACACTTCTTGAAATCTTTACTAGCAGAGGCAAAAATACAAACACATATTATTTATATGGGTTAAATTTTATATTGTTGTGGTACATCCGATTCGAACCTAAACTCGACAGACCTTGTTTTTGCTAGTTTTTGCTTTCGCGAAAATCAATGTGCCACAATTTTGCAACAAATCTCAGATTAATCATTTTTATAACATTTTTGATGTAGTAATGATTTAGAACTTCACTCTTTAAATGATTTTATTAGAGAGTTAAAATGTTCCTTAAAATAGATGCATCGATTCTGCATCTAGAATTAAGTATATCTATTTAAATCTTTTACATTCTAAAAAGTTTTACTGTTTTCGAATCTAAAAATTCGGTACACTTAAATTTTATTGACTTTTTTAATTTTCTAAGAAACTTATTACGCAACATTTTTCTACTTAATTTGACTTAGCTGTTAGTTAGACAAAGAGGGATCATAACAAAATCGCCTCAACCTGTTCATAATACACTCCTAATTTTTTTTGGACGCTGTGCCACGATTCCCACATGAAAATTGTGAGGTTTTGAACATTCAATTTGTTGACGATTATTACAATGTTTTAACATGTGTATTTAAATTGTCACTCCGTCTTTTTTGCACATCTATTCTTTTCATATTTAGATATCGGGAAGCGATTATTAATATATAACGAAAGAGTCTTGTGCTTTTATTTCGACCTCTCATGGATAAAAATCCCGCACTCATGCCTTTTTTTTAATTTGAACTATGGCCTCACACTAATTTTATTACAGAAATGAGATAAGATGCATGCGCTAATGTGCCTTAGAATCACTTTCCTAAACGATACGTAACTAACCTGAAAAGGAACAAAATACATAACAAAATGGAAAATTTAAACGGTTTACAACAGCAAAAATGCCCTTATCAGGCTCAACAAACATCTGGAACAGCAATAACAACACCAGCTGCAGCACCAGCGGTAATTCCAGACATTACAACTCCGCTTGTATCAACAACAAATCAGCCGCCGGTTATTGGTACTAATAATCTTGGGCTTATAAATAGTTTTATTGGCACCTGGAATAGTCCCACGGGAGCAAATGCCACAGGTTACAATGTTATGCCTTTGCCGCAAACAGATGCTCCAAGTGGTTATATCACTAAAAACTTTCCTTATTTCGAAGAAATCTCATTTTCGGCTATAGCTGGCGGTGCACCAAATAGGGAAGGGCAATATACACAGGCAAGCAGCGTGTTGTTTTATGAACAAAGAGTTTACATTGCCAACAATGCCGATCCAAACGGAGCACAGCCAATTCAGAATACTTTAATTCATGCTGAGAACGGAACGTGGCTTTATCACGTAATACAAAATCAGGTTGAAGGTCCTTATGGTCCTGGTTTTGTTCCGGATTCAAATCCAATTCCTGTACAAAATCCGGCAACTCAGTACAACAAACAAATTTCTGTACCTCATGGTGTTTCAGTTTTAATGACGGGAGGACCAGTTGCTTCGGGAACAGGAAATCCGGTTTTTCCAACTGCAGACAGAACGAAATTACCGTTTACAGATCCTACGATAATTGATCCGTCAACCTATTTGACAACTCAATTAAAGGCATTGAACAGTCAGGGGATTACGGTTGACAGCTACTCAAGTATTACGGTAAGTACAAATAATGAAGGTGGTGCAGTAAGCAATATAAATTTTGAAACTTCTTTTGGAAAAGTGCTTTCCATGACCACCACTTGGTATGTTGAAAATTTAAGTAACGGAACGACTCAGTTACAATACATTCAAAATATTGTTTTACAATTTTTGATTAATGGTATGCCAACTCAGTTTTTGCATATCGATGCCAATACTTTACAGCTGGTAGAAACCTTTGTTCCGGTTAATGCAAATCAAGCATGGCAAAATACCGGAATCGCCGTACAGCCAGGTAATACAATAACAATAAGTTACGAATCTGGTCTATGGACAGCAGATCCGCAAACAAATTACGGTAACCTGTATGACGCAAATGGATGTCCGGGAATTATTATAACGCAATCAGGATATCCTGTTCAAAATGTAAATATGGGATCACTTATAGGACAAGTTGGAAATAACGCTCCATTTTATATTGGAAATGGACCCGTTACAACTCCTGCAGTTCAAAGCGGACCATTGAAGTTATGCATCAACGATGATTTAAATGCTGAATACGGAGCAGGATTAGCTGATAATATTGGCAGTCTGCAAGTGCGTATCAAAATTTAAAAGACTAATATAAATCTCTTCAGTTTTATTGCTGAAGAGATTTATTACTGAAAACAAAAATACTCCTAATTCTAATAACCAAAAAATGAAACCTACCAAAGAATTTACGGTCGCAGATTATCTGCTAACCCGACTCAAACAATTAAATGTCACCGAGGTTTTTCAAATTCCGGGAGATTATGTAAAGCATTTTACACAGGCTCTGGAATACTTTGACGGAATTGAAACCATTGGGACTTCAAACGAATTAGATGCTTCTTACGCGGCAGATGCTTACGCGCGCACCAGAGGTTTAGCCGCTGTATCTTTACAATACGGAGTAAGTACTTTTAGCGCATTAAATGCTATTGCAGGAGCTTATGTAGAACGCAGTCCAGTTGTTGTAATTAGTGCCACACCCGGAGCCGATGCACGACAAATTGGAAGTATGTATAATGTACTTTACCATCACTCTACAGGCAATGTTAACGCAGATCAGGAAGTTTATGAAAGAGTAACTGTTGCTGCCGAGACATTGAGTACTTCTGCAGGCGCTCCAGAAAAAATTGACAAATTACTTATCGCAGCACTTACACACCAAAGACCTGTTTATATAGCATGTTATAAAGAGGTGTGGGGCGAACCTTGCCCAAAACCTTCCAGTAAAAAACTAGAACCTGAAATAATAAAAAGTGAACCAGCAGCACTTGAAAATGCTGTTTCTCAGGCATGGTCACAAATTAGTCAGTCAAAAAATCCTTTGATTTTTGCAGGAGTAGAGCTTTTGCGACATAAACTAACAAAGCAATTAGAAGAACTTATTAAAGCCAGCGGAATGTTGTACACTACAACTTCACTTGGAAAAACGGTTCTCGATGAAAAAGGCGATAAATTTATCGGTACCTATTCTGATCAGGCTTCAATACCGGAAGTTATAAAATTAGTCGAAGCTTCTGACTGTATTTTATCTTTAGGAACTATTATTACCGATGATTATTTATGGCTGGTAGAAAATAAATTTTCGGATATGATTCAAGTAACTACTCAGGAAACTAGAGTTGGTTATTTTACTTATTCGGGAGTAACTTTAAAAGACTTTATCGAAGCCTTAACAGAGCGCTTTAAAAAAGCTTCTGGATATCCTTTAAAAGCTATAGCTCCGGCTCAGCCAAAATTTCCTGAACCTTGGCGATCTAACTCAGATCCTAAATACGATTTAACTCCGGAAGTAATAACGTTTAACCGCTTTTTTGAACATGCAACATCTT encodes:
- a CDS encoding thiamine pyrophosphate-dependent enzyme, with translation MSKIVAEQLVEMLVEAGVKRVYAVTGDSLNYFNDAIRRDGRIKWIHVRHEEVGAYAAAAEAELDGFAVCAGSCGPGHVHLINGLYDAHRSHIPLLAIASTINTSEMGMDYFQETNTIKLFDDCSCYNQMIMTAEQAPRIIQTAIQHALGKKGVAVIGLPGDVSELEAVQSNISTQYFYCNPVIRPSDSELQLLAKTINESFKITLFCGIGAEKAHDQVVELSKHIKAPVGYSFRGKMSIQPDNPNEIGMTGLLGQPSAYHSMHESDLVLLLGTDFPYDKFMPVDNKIIQIDTSSERLGRRANLYMGLCGDVSDTIEALLPLVETKTDDSFLQAQLKLYSTVKENMNTYIADNGGEDNIQPEYVAHIIDKLADQNAIFTVDTGMTCVWGARFIKGTGARKMLGSFNHGSMANAMPMAIGAALAHPEKQVIAMCGDGGLSMLMGDLATVNQYKIPIKIIVFNNRALGMVKLEMEVIGLPDNETDMINPDFGMIAQAMGFQGVNVHRPEEVEGAIKDAFLHDGPVLLNIFTNPNSLAMPPKVEWKQVLGMAKSMTRLMLGGKMEEVLDTIKSNYKHLKEGL
- a CDS encoding heme-binding protein, which codes for MENLNGLQQQKCPYQAQQTSGTAITTPAAAPAVIPDITTPLVSTTNQPPVIGTNNLGLINSFIGTWNSPTGANATGYNVMPLPQTDAPSGYITKNFPYFEEISFSAIAGGAPNREGQYTQASSVLFYEQRVYIANNADPNGAQPIQNTLIHAENGTWLYHVIQNQVEGPYGPGFVPDSNPIPVQNPATQYNKQISVPHGVSVLMTGGPVASGTGNPVFPTADRTKLPFTDPTIIDPSTYLTTQLKALNSQGITVDSYSSITVSTNNEGGAVSNINFETSFGKVLSMTTTWYVENLSNGTTQLQYIQNIVLQFLINGMPTQFLHIDANTLQLVETFVPVNANQAWQNTGIAVQPGNTITISYESGLWTADPQTNYGNLYDANGCPGIIITQSGYPVQNVNMGSLIGQVGNNAPFYIGNGPVTTPAVQSGPLKLCINDDLNAEYGAGLADNIGSLQVRIKI
- a CDS encoding alpha-keto acid decarboxylase family protein; the encoded protein is MKPTKEFTVADYLLTRLKQLNVTEVFQIPGDYVKHFTQALEYFDGIETIGTSNELDASYAADAYARTRGLAAVSLQYGVSTFSALNAIAGAYVERSPVVVISATPGADARQIGSMYNVLYHHSTGNVNADQEVYERVTVAAETLSTSAGAPEKIDKLLIAALTHQRPVYIACYKEVWGEPCPKPSSKKLEPEIIKSEPAALENAVSQAWSQISQSKNPLIFAGVELLRHKLTKQLEELIKASGMLYTTTSLGKTVLDEKGDKFIGTYSDQASIPEVIKLVEASDCILSLGTIITDDYLWLVENKFSDMIQVTTQETRVGYFTYSGVTLKDFIEALTERFKKASGYPLKAIAPAQPKFPEPWRSNSDPKYDLTPEVITFNRFFEHATSFLKKEKMLDDIVMTFGVSSSMYVATNIYGLSQNAYISSAAWQCIGFETGAASGAQLGSGKQAWTVAGDGGFIMIAQSLSTLVKYNINSVIFVMSNGVYAIEQVYVDMDSFKAGPDHKFDAFDILPKWDYQALAKAFGANSYRAETVSELDEVLLKLKKKSNLPTLVEIVIPQKDLAQQMARLGNE